One Acidobacteriota bacterium DNA segment encodes these proteins:
- the serA gene encoding phosphoglycerate dehydrogenase, producing the protein MVSILISDPLDASGVERLRASGAHVHLMTPEEKPRLKEMLPEYDALVVRSGTKVTADVLAEGKKLRVVGRAGIGVDNVDVEAATERGILVVNAPTANMMSATEHTFALLLALARKVPPADASMKSGTWDRKSFVGTELQGKTLGVVGFGRIGQRVARRARAFEMKVLAYDPYLDEAVARREEVEALPLEELLKRSDVVTLHTPLTPQTRNLLNAERLRQMKRGAMLINCGRGGTVDETALLELLEEGYLAGAGLDVYSNEPVTDFTLARHPNVVATPHIGAQTREAQLRIASDTAEMVLKALDGSLAITAVNLPFRSAGTRGELLLGLGQQLGKLGSFLLGGKVQQVKVVFWDIDEKLHHPLGVAALKGVLTPSMAEGVNYVNAEHAAAARGIKLQRVINQRHEEYTHLLGVRVEGPDGSVDIQGTVFGERDARVVYFRGLRLEFRPEGQLLVLRNHDVPGVVGKLGTFLGEAGVNIADIHLAREPGQYAVAALRLDGVVSQELGDNLQAAMPEVLEAKVVDLGTP; encoded by the coding sequence GTGGTTTCCATTCTGATTTCCGATCCCCTGGACGCTTCCGGCGTCGAGCGCCTGCGCGCCAGCGGCGCCCACGTGCACCTGATGACGCCGGAGGAAAAACCCCGGCTGAAGGAGATGTTGCCGGAATACGATGCCCTGGTGGTGCGCAGCGGCACCAAGGTCACCGCCGACGTGCTGGCGGAAGGCAAGAAGCTCCGGGTGGTGGGCCGAGCCGGCATCGGCGTCGACAATGTGGACGTGGAAGCGGCTACCGAGCGCGGCATCCTGGTGGTCAACGCCCCCACCGCCAACATGATGTCGGCGACGGAGCATACCTTCGCTCTGCTGCTGGCCCTGGCGCGCAAAGTGCCGCCGGCGGACGCTTCCATGAAGAGCGGTACCTGGGACCGCAAGAGCTTCGTCGGCACCGAGCTGCAGGGCAAAACCCTGGGCGTCGTGGGCTTCGGCCGCATCGGCCAGCGGGTGGCCCGGCGAGCGCGGGCCTTCGAGATGAAGGTCCTCGCCTACGACCCCTACCTCGATGAGGCGGTGGCGCGGCGGGAAGAGGTGGAGGCCCTGCCGCTGGAGGAGCTCTTGAAGCGTTCCGACGTGGTCACCCTCCACACGCCCCTCACCCCCCAGACCCGCAACCTGCTCAACGCCGAGCGGCTGCGGCAAATGAAGCGCGGAGCCATGCTCATCAATTGTGGCCGCGGCGGCACGGTGGACGAGACGGCGCTCCTGGAGCTGCTGGAAGAAGGTTATCTGGCCGGCGCCGGCCTCGACGTCTACTCCAACGAGCCGGTCACCGACTTCACCCTCGCCCGTCATCCCAACGTGGTGGCCACCCCCCACATCGGTGCCCAGACCCGCGAGGCCCAGCTGCGCATCGCCAGCGACACCGCCGAGATGGTGCTCAAGGCACTGGACGGCTCGTTGGCCATCACCGCCGTCAACCTGCCCTTCCGTTCCGCCGGCACCCGCGGCGAGCTGCTGCTGGGCCTGGGACAGCAGCTGGGCAAGCTCGGCTCCTTCCTCCTCGGCGGCAAAGTGCAGCAGGTGAAAGTGGTCTTCTGGGACATCGACGAGAAGCTGCACCATCCCCTGGGGGTCGCGGCTTTGAAGGGCGTGCTCACCCCGTCTATGGCCGAGGGCGTCAACTACGTCAACGCCGAGCACGCCGCCGCCGCCCGCGGCATCAAATTGCAGCGGGTGATCAACCAGCGCCACGAGGAATACACTCATCTCCTCGGAGTGCGAGTGGAGGGGCCGGACGGCTCGGTGGACATTCAAGGCACGGTCTTCGGCGAGCGCGACGCGCGGGTCGTCTACTTCCGGGGTTTGCGGCTCGAATTCCGTCCCGAAGGCCAGCTCCTGGTGCTGCGCAACCACGACGTGCCGGGGGTCGTGGGCAAGCTCGGGACCTTCCTGGGCGAGGCCGGTGTCAATATCGCCGACATCCACCTGGCCCGGGAGCCAGGGCAGTACGCCGTGGCTGCTCTACGCCTCGACGGCGTGGTCTCCCAGGAGCTTGGAGACAACCTTCAGGCCGCCATGCCGGAGGTGCTGGAAGCGAAAGTGGTGGATCTGGGCACGCCCTGA
- a CDS encoding alanine--glyoxylate aminotransferase family protein, with translation MAPERIQFFLPGPAYVREDVRQALTGPVMGHRSAGFQEIYQRLEEGLPQLFRTSGDVFMASSSATLVMEAAVVSTVQKRVLNLTSGAFSERWHEVCQLHGLEADRVAVPWGRAVDPELVRAALRRNSSGRGQYEAVTLVHNETSTGVVNPVEEISRVVREESDALLLVDCVSSLGGAPFETDAWGVDIALAGVQKAMALPPGLVLFTLSERAARQAESVPRRGFYTDVLRYRDRHRGHGPITTPVVSLVYALDFQLRRLLDEGVEERWQRHRRMQQQTLEWAEARNFGCAAEAGARSWTVTCLRPPSSSSTPLSAPQWVAQLAERGYTVASGYGQWKGETFRIGHMGDVQPADLEALFAVMDQILESS, from the coding sequence ATGGCTCCCGAACGCATCCAATTCTTCCTCCCCGGCCCGGCTTATGTACGGGAAGACGTGCGCCAGGCCCTCACCGGTCCGGTGATGGGCCATCGCTCCGCTGGCTTCCAGGAGATCTACCAGCGGTTGGAGGAAGGCCTGCCACAGCTCTTCCGCACCTCCGGCGACGTCTTCATGGCTTCTTCCAGCGCCACGTTGGTGATGGAGGCGGCGGTGGTTTCGACGGTGCAGAAGCGGGTGCTCAACCTCACCAGTGGGGCTTTCTCCGAACGTTGGCACGAGGTCTGCCAGCTACACGGTCTGGAGGCGGATCGGGTGGCCGTGCCCTGGGGGCGGGCCGTCGATCCGGAGCTGGTACGCGCCGCCCTTCGGCGCAACAGCTCGGGACGGGGCCAGTACGAGGCCGTCACCCTGGTGCACAACGAGACTTCTACCGGCGTGGTCAACCCGGTGGAGGAGATCTCCCGAGTGGTGCGGGAAGAGAGCGACGCTCTCCTCTTGGTGGATTGCGTCTCCTCCCTCGGGGGAGCGCCCTTCGAGACCGATGCTTGGGGCGTGGACATCGCCCTGGCCGGGGTACAGAAGGCCATGGCTCTGCCGCCGGGACTGGTCCTCTTTACTCTCTCCGAGCGTGCCGCCCGCCAGGCCGAGAGCGTGCCCCGCCGCGGCTTCTACACCGACGTTTTACGCTACCGGGACAGACATCGCGGCCACGGCCCCATCACCACACCGGTGGTCTCCCTGGTCTACGCCCTCGACTTCCAGCTGCGGCGCCTCTTGGACGAAGGGGTAGAGGAGCGCTGGCAGCGCCACCGGCGGATGCAACAGCAGACCCTGGAGTGGGCCGAGGCCCGGAACTTTGGCTGCGCCGCCGAGGCGGGGGCTCGTTCCTGGACCGTCACCTGCCTGCGGCCCCCGTCGTCCTCGAGCACGCCCCTGAGCGCACCCCAATGGGTGGCGCAGCTGGCGGAGCGCGGCTACACCGTCGCCTCCGGTTACGGCCAGTGGAAAGGAGAGACCTTCCGCATTGGTCATATGGGGGACGTGCAGCCCGCGGACCTGGAAGCCCTCTTCGCCGTCATGGACCAGATTCTCGAATCGTCATAG
- a CDS encoding DUF1343 domain-containing protein has translation MSRGVTSRNGVITGLEALLARSSELAGRRYALLAHGASVTADLRPAHLALAASGHPPAALMAPEHGYYGVEQDMVAAAGGEDPWTGLPVVSLYGDDEGSLRPDPSAFEGLDLLVVDLQDIGSRYYTYAATAVWAAEAAARVGCEVWLLDRPNPLGGEVVEGNLPEPGYESFVSAFPIPVRHGLTLGEIVLLEARSESSEGGFEDALRIWSMEGWRPSMTWLETGLPWVAPSPNMPTLDIARIYPGGCLVEATEVSEGRGTTRPFQLTGAPGVDPVALVQRLTAAELPGVRFLPTYFRPQFQKHAGEVCGGVEILVTDAGAFRAYRTGVELLAALREVAPEAFRWRSKPYEFVSDRAAIDLLAGGPRLRQALEGPSSESKAELQAWIDSWPADEEAFRRRCAEIYLYPRQGRSAQKVQP, from the coding sequence ATGAGCCGAGGCGTCACTAGCCGGAATGGGGTGATCACCGGTCTCGAAGCGCTCCTGGCCCGCAGCTCCGAGCTCGCCGGCCGGCGCTACGCTCTGCTTGCCCACGGAGCGTCTGTAACCGCCGATCTTCGCCCCGCACACCTCGCCCTCGCCGCCAGCGGTCACCCGCCGGCGGCGCTGATGGCGCCGGAGCACGGGTACTACGGCGTCGAACAGGACATGGTGGCCGCTGCCGGCGGCGAGGATCCCTGGACCGGACTGCCGGTGGTCTCCCTCTACGGCGACGACGAGGGCTCCCTGCGCCCAGATCCGTCAGCCTTCGAAGGCCTCGATCTGCTGGTGGTGGATCTCCAGGACATCGGCAGCCGCTACTACACCTACGCCGCCACCGCCGTTTGGGCCGCCGAAGCCGCTGCCCGGGTCGGCTGTGAAGTCTGGCTGCTGGACCGCCCCAATCCCCTGGGCGGTGAGGTGGTGGAAGGCAACCTGCCGGAACCCGGCTACGAGAGCTTCGTCAGCGCCTTCCCCATCCCCGTGCGCCACGGTTTGACCTTGGGGGAGATCGTGCTGCTGGAAGCTCGTTCTGAGAGCTCCGAGGGTGGCTTCGAAGACGCCCTGCGGATCTGGTCCATGGAAGGCTGGCGGCCGTCCATGACCTGGTTGGAGACCGGCTTGCCGTGGGTAGCGCCGTCCCCCAACATGCCGACCCTGGACATCGCCCGGATCTACCCCGGCGGCTGTCTGGTGGAGGCGACGGAGGTCTCCGAGGGCCGCGGCACCACCCGGCCGTTTCAGCTGACAGGGGCGCCGGGAGTGGATCCGGTGGCCCTGGTGCAGCGGCTCACCGCCGCTGAACTCCCGGGAGTACGCTTTCTGCCCACCTACTTCCGGCCGCAATTCCAGAAGCATGCCGGCGAGGTCTGCGGGGGAGTGGAGATCCTGGTCACCGACGCCGGGGCTTTCCGCGCCTACCGCACCGGGGTGGAGCTGCTGGCGGCGCTGCGGGAGGTCGCGCCGGAGGCTTTCCGCTGGCGCTCGAAGCCCTATGAATTCGTTTCCGATCGCGCCGCCATCGATCTTCTCGCCGGCGGCCCCCGGCTTCGCCAGGCCTTGGAAGGGCCATCCTCCGAGAGCAAGGCCGAGCTGCAAGCCTGGATCGACTCCTGGCCCGCCGACGAGGAAGCCTTCCGCCGGCGGTGCGCGGAGATTTATCTCTACCCGCGGCAAGGCCGCTCTGCTCAGAAAGTCCAGCCATGA
- the moaC gene encoding cyclic pyranopterin monophosphate synthase MoaC, which yields MTQTPFSHLDAHGEAHMVDVSAKAVTRRVAAASCRVLLSAETVAGLAELPKGDAYAVARLAGIQAAKRTDELIPLAHTLPLDRVEVEIEAVEDGVRVRSEVVVTGRTGAEMEALVACSTAALALYDMVKAIERGAVVTDLQLERKSGGRSGDWDRSKES from the coding sequence ATGACTCAGACCCCCTTCAGCCATCTCGACGCCCACGGTGAAGCCCACATGGTGGACGTGTCCGCCAAGGCGGTGACCCGCCGGGTGGCGGCAGCGTCCTGCCGGGTTCTGCTGTCGGCGGAGACCGTCGCCGGATTGGCGGAGCTGCCCAAAGGCGACGCCTACGCGGTGGCGCGGCTGGCCGGTATCCAGGCGGCCAAGCGCACCGACGAGCTGATTCCCCTGGCCCACACTCTGCCCCTGGACCGGGTGGAAGTGGAGATCGAGGCGGTGGAGGATGGAGTCCGGGTGCGCAGCGAGGTGGTGGTCACCGGCCGTACCGGCGCCGAGATGGAGGCTCTCGTAGCTTGCTCCACGGCGGCGCTGGCGCTCTACGACATGGTCAAGGCCATCGAGCGGGGAGCGGTGGTGACGGACCTCCAGCTGGAGCGCAAGAGCGGCGGCCGCAGCGGCGATTGGGACCGCTCCAAAGAGTCATGA
- a CDS encoding HU family DNA-binding protein encodes MAGKADIVDAVVDSVDDLTKKQAAETFDAIFEVITDTLADGERVSVPGFGSFSISHRAERQGRNPATGASMTIPASNQVKFKAGKELKEAVNE; translated from the coding sequence ATGGCTGGTAAAGCTGACATTGTGGATGCTGTTGTCGATTCTGTGGATGATCTCACCAAGAAGCAGGCCGCCGAGACCTTCGACGCGATCTTCGAGGTCATCACCGACACCCTGGCCGATGGCGAGCGGGTCTCCGTTCCCGGCTTCGGTAGCTTCAGCATTTCCCACCGCGCCGAGCGTCAGGGCCGCAACCCCGCTACCGGTGCGAGCATGACCATTCCTGCCAGCAACCAGGTGAAGTTCAAGGCCGGCAAGGAGCTGAAGGAAGCCGTCAACGAGTAA